Proteins from one Brevibacillus humidisoli genomic window:
- a CDS encoding ABC transporter substrate-binding protein, which produces MGKRKKWASLITAGLLVTTLLAGCGGGQTSAPASGTEAPAAGSTGGSAPDSSKGTIKIGGLFDETGATGDVGKPYAEGEVAYVDYINSKGGINGYTIELIGVDYAYKVPEAVKIYQKFIKQDKVSAILGWGTGDTEAMKELIAKDKVPFLSASYSEPLTNVSQHPYNFLAAATYSDQARAVLKWIKDNWQGSGNPKVALIYNDTPFGKSPIEDAKVYANEIGVDIVDEQIVDLTALDATSQLLNMQKKNPDFAIIQETWGATATILKDAKKLGITTQFIGLNWAAGEGVITLAGDAAEGYIGVITHAFPYETLPGMKEVEEYLASKGEKLTDHNQKFIQGWVTAKILLEGIKNAGDNLTGEGIKAGMEKIQNLDLGGLGARVSFSADNHRGTNQIRLGQVKGDRFEMITDYIGY; this is translated from the coding sequence ATGGGAAAGAGAAAGAAATGGGCAAGTCTGATCACTGCTGGGCTGCTTGTGACGACACTATTAGCCGGATGCGGCGGGGGACAGACAAGTGCACCAGCGTCCGGGACCGAGGCTCCTGCGGCAGGCAGTACCGGTGGTTCTGCACCGGATTCTTCAAAAGGCACGATCAAGATCGGCGGCCTGTTTGACGAGACGGGCGCAACCGGAGACGTCGGCAAGCCCTACGCTGAAGGAGAAGTGGCCTATGTGGATTACATCAACAGCAAAGGCGGCATAAATGGCTACACGATTGAATTGATTGGCGTTGACTACGCTTACAAAGTACCGGAAGCTGTGAAGATCTATCAAAAGTTCATTAAGCAAGACAAAGTGTCGGCGATTCTCGGCTGGGGTACCGGCGATACCGAAGCGATGAAGGAACTGATCGCCAAAGACAAGGTTCCCTTTTTGTCCGCTTCGTACTCGGAACCGTTAACCAACGTGTCCCAGCACCCCTACAATTTCCTTGCCGCCGCTACCTACTCTGACCAGGCGAGAGCTGTCTTGAAATGGATCAAGGACAACTGGCAGGGCAGCGGAAATCCAAAAGTGGCGCTGATCTACAATGACACGCCGTTTGGCAAATCGCCGATTGAAGATGCCAAGGTCTATGCCAACGAGATCGGTGTCGATATCGTGGACGAACAGATCGTCGACTTGACGGCATTGGACGCTACCTCACAGCTTTTGAATATGCAGAAAAAGAATCCAGACTTTGCGATCATCCAGGAGACCTGGGGAGCGACCGCGACAATCCTGAAAGATGCGAAGAAGCTGGGGATCACCACGCAGTTCATCGGCCTCAACTGGGCAGCGGGTGAGGGCGTGATCACGCTGGCCGGAGATGCGGCCGAGGGCTACATCGGTGTGATCACTCATGCTTTCCCGTATGAAACATTGCCGGGGATGAAAGAAGTAGAGGAGTATCTTGCCTCCAAAGGGGAGAAATTGACTGACCATAACCAGAAGTTCATCCAGGGCTGGGTGACGGCAAAGATTCTCCTCGAGGGGATTAAAAACGCTGGTGACAACTTGACGGGTGAAGGGATCAAAGCAGGGATGGAAAAAATACAGAACCTCGATTTGGGCGGTCTGGGCGCACGGGTCAGTTTCTCTGCCGATAACCACAGGGGAACAAACCAGATTCGCCTCGGGCAGGTGAAGGGCGACAGGTTTGAGATGATCACCGACTATATCGGCTACTAA
- a CDS encoding branched-chain amino acid ABC transporter permease has protein sequence MRSPFVSECGEFRTSYRQDMALYKVPRIRYRVYGILLLFALLPWVVSEYATSLATLCAIASIGAIGLNILTGYTGQISIGVGAFLGVGGYTSAVLTSTLGLSFWISLPLAGLVTALVGALFGIPSLRLKGLYLAMATLAAQVIILYTINHWDALTGGTGGMILSRPTLGGYSFDSEMSYYYLTLAVLVFVYIFTSNLFRSRTGRAFVAVRDRDLAAEVMGINLFRYKVLAFAISSFFVGLAGALMGHYTMVISPEHFEIGVSIEYLAMILIGGLGSVVGSIFGAIFITLLPVFLREVINTAAVYLPQVTEHFGALHQIIFGAIIILFLIYEPEGLAKIWRNIKDSCKLWPFSY, from the coding sequence ATGAGAAGCCCGTTTGTCAGCGAATGCGGCGAGTTTCGCACCAGCTACCGCCAAGACATGGCTTTATACAAAGTGCCGCGCATCCGTTATCGGGTGTACGGGATCCTGCTCCTTTTTGCCCTGTTGCCATGGGTTGTATCAGAGTACGCCACCAGTTTGGCGACACTCTGTGCGATTGCATCGATTGGTGCCATCGGGTTAAACATTCTGACTGGCTATACCGGGCAAATCTCGATTGGCGTGGGAGCGTTTCTGGGAGTGGGCGGCTATACATCTGCGGTATTGACTAGTACGTTGGGTCTCAGCTTTTGGATCTCCTTGCCGTTAGCGGGGCTTGTCACTGCCCTCGTTGGGGCTCTGTTCGGCATCCCATCCCTGCGCTTAAAGGGGCTCTACTTGGCAATGGCCACATTGGCGGCACAGGTGATCATCTTATATACGATCAATCACTGGGACGCACTCACCGGCGGCACGGGGGGGATGATCTTGTCTCGACCGACGCTGGGCGGCTATTCATTCGATTCTGAGATGAGCTATTACTACCTGACCTTGGCCGTCCTGGTTTTTGTCTATATTTTCACTTCCAATCTGTTTCGTTCCCGGACAGGGAGGGCTTTTGTAGCCGTGCGGGATCGCGATCTTGCCGCTGAAGTAATGGGCATCAACCTGTTTCGCTACAAAGTGCTGGCGTTCGCGATCAGTTCGTTTTTTGTCGGCCTTGCCGGGGCGCTGATGGGCCACTATACGATGGTTATCTCGCCGGAACACTTTGAGATCGGCGTCTCGATCGAATACTTGGCGATGATTTTGATAGGCGGTTTGGGCAGCGTCGTCGGTTCGATTTTCGGTGCCATTTTTATCACCCTGCTGCCGGTTTTTCTGCGGGAAGTCATCAATACGGCAGCTGTTTACCTACCCCAGGTGACGGAACACTTCGGTGCCCTCCACCAGATCATCTTTGGTGCCATCATTATTTTGTTTCTGATATACGAACCGGAGGGATTGGCAAAGATTTGGCGCAACATCAAGGATTCCTGCAAACTGTGGCCTTTTTCTTATTAA
- a CDS encoding PTS lactose/cellobiose transporter subunit IIA, whose amino-acid sequence MNDSEAVMKLILHGGNARSLAMEAIAHAKRGEIAAARTALSEAAEELHHAHQLQTSLIQAEASGEKTEITMLLIHAQDHLMNAMTVKDLAVEFVDLYERMRASKGVEA is encoded by the coding sequence ATGAACGATTCAGAAGCGGTAATGAAATTAATCCTGCATGGGGGCAACGCAAGGAGTTTGGCGATGGAAGCGATCGCTCATGCCAAGCGTGGGGAGATCGCTGCAGCCAGGACGGCACTGTCGGAAGCGGCAGAAGAACTGCATCACGCGCATCAACTGCAGACCTCGCTGATTCAAGCGGAAGCATCGGGAGAAAAGACAGAGATTACGATGCTGCTGATCCATGCCCAGGATCACCTGATGAATGCGATGACGGTGAAGGACTTGGCAGTCGAGTTTGTCGATTTGTATGAGAGAATGCGTGCAAGCAAGGGAGTGGAAGCGTGA
- a CDS encoding phenylacetate--CoA ligase family protein, with the protein MERGQSDQRLQELIRYAYDNAAGWRERLDGLRIAPEEVVCEADLARIPVLRKEQLPALQRRSPPFAGLLAGQSLPARIFLSPGPIYDPQPAGDDPWRFARSLADVGFRSGDIVLNTFSYHLSPAGFMFDSALRKLQATVIPAGVGNTELFIPLLRDLAVTGYVGTPSYFLSLLKRAEQEGFRFGEEICLSKAFFTAEPLPPELPLWCEQRGINFGEAYGTADVGCIAYRVHPLAGLLVQPDVLVQICDPSTGTPLQPGEAGEVVITLFDSLYPLIRFGTGDLSRWLDESKTRLAGIVGRVGDGVKVRGMFVYQQQLDQVFARFPQVACYQANVTRMEGRDQLEIQVELTDGERTADGSGRADHSFHPSNNTANREDHPLLSQVAERIREVTRVKAVVTPVAYGKLDRTNQRFHDQRNG; encoded by the coding sequence ATGGAGCGCGGACAGTCCGATCAGCGGCTGCAGGAGTTGATTCGATACGCATATGACAATGCGGCGGGCTGGCGTGAGCGACTGGATGGCCTGCGGATTGCACCGGAGGAAGTGGTGTGCGAGGCAGATTTAGCACGCATTCCTGTCCTGCGCAAAGAACAGCTTCCCGCTCTGCAGCGACGGTCCCCGCCATTCGCCGGACTGCTTGCCGGACAGTCGTTGCCGGCGAGGATTTTTCTCTCTCCCGGCCCCATCTACGATCCGCAGCCGGCCGGGGATGATCCGTGGCGATTCGCCCGCAGTTTGGCAGATGTGGGGTTCCGCAGCGGGGATATCGTGCTCAACACCTTTTCCTATCACTTGAGTCCGGCCGGATTTATGTTTGACAGCGCGCTGCGCAAACTGCAAGCGACCGTCATCCCCGCGGGAGTGGGCAATACCGAACTGTTCATTCCGTTGCTGCGTGACTTGGCCGTGACCGGCTATGTCGGTACACCCAGCTATTTTCTCTCCCTGCTCAAGCGAGCGGAGCAGGAAGGATTTCGTTTCGGCGAAGAGATTTGTCTAAGCAAGGCATTTTTTACCGCAGAGCCGCTGCCGCCAGAACTGCCCCTCTGGTGTGAGCAGCGGGGGATCAACTTCGGTGAAGCTTACGGGACAGCGGATGTCGGCTGTATCGCCTATCGGGTGCATCCTCTGGCGGGACTGCTGGTACAGCCCGATGTGCTGGTTCAAATCTGCGATCCCTCTACGGGTACACCGCTTCAGCCGGGTGAGGCTGGCGAGGTGGTGATTACCCTGTTTGATTCCCTCTATCCGCTGATTCGATTTGGGACAGGGGATTTGTCCAGGTGGCTTGATGAGTCGAAGACCAGACTGGCCGGTATCGTTGGGCGCGTCGGCGACGGTGTAAAAGTACGAGGCATGTTCGTTTACCAACAGCAATTGGATCAAGTGTTTGCTCGCTTTCCGCAAGTGGCCTGCTACCAGGCAAATGTTACCCGAATGGAGGGACGGGATCAGCTAGAGATTCAAGTAGAACTCACAGACGGCGAACGCACGGCTGATGGATCGGGGCGAGCCGATCACTCATTCCATCCGTCCAACAACACGGCGAACAGAGAAGATCACCCCCTGCTGTCACAGGTTGCCGAACGCATCCGCGAAGTGACCCGCGTCAAAGCAGTTGTAACTCCCGTGGCTTATGGCAAGCTGGATCGTACAAACCAGCGATTCCATGATCAACGGAACGGGTAA
- a CDS encoding sigma 54-interacting transcriptional regulator: protein MKRIDLIYQKLLQIGPERSVSAGELAEELGLSRANVSSDLNRLWKEGKLEKTEGRPTRFCAKQPGREPTLHTGTTTLDKLAQANKSLITPIEQAKAAVLYPPRGMHCLILGETGVGKTMFADLIHAFAVEIGRLDPSAPFVIFNCADYANSPQLLISQLFGVKKGAYTGAEMDRKGLLEKADGGILFLDEVHRLPAEGQEVFFTFMDKGIFRRVGETEDERTAHVQIISATTENPESSLLKTFIRRIPMIIKLPSLMERGLEERFGLVMNFFREEAFRLGQEIQVSASAIHAFLSYECPNNIGQLKTDIQLTCARAYADLLSMRKPDLHVGVSDLPYHVKQGLLLAKEQKQLLEQLVGTENNAFVVQPSQERILVEKETERPVHSVYEKIEQKIYELRNQGVSDEELEFDIEHYFTQFIKGVQQRFHQGDLARIIDPVILKLVEEIVRYTEAKLGKVMSQKVILGLALHIQTSKDRLAKGKQIVNPHLNSVRIKYKKEFAVAMECVRMIEEALFIDLPIDEAGYLTMFFILDDEAMQEGRERVGVLVIMHGSGVATAMVDVANRLLAVQYARAVDLPFEKDSSGIVEQVVQIARETSGESGLLLLVDMGSLLVFGELIEAELGIPVRVIPMVSTLHVVEASRKAMLGHSLQEVYRDVKGLYLLMEEQQDSEASAQPLPRMTIVAACLSGEGSALFLKSLLEARLRFDRELLEIIPIQLIDRKEARRQLRKLKETRNVICIVSNYLLDKDIHHYSMDDVLNGEVLPDIQQAIDLEEAYTRMAETLKEQLKMVEGDAVLRDVRTCVSRLEERLHTKLPFDTLIGTYLHICCMIERLKTNTQTVTYSNKESFIAENRKMFTLVAYELQPLADTYQINIGEDDICFVMNFFPLAREPETLA, encoded by the coding sequence ATGAAGCGAATCGATTTGATTTACCAAAAGCTGCTCCAGATCGGACCGGAGAGGAGCGTAAGTGCCGGTGAGCTGGCCGAAGAGCTTGGACTGAGTCGCGCCAATGTGAGCAGCGATCTCAATCGTTTGTGGAAAGAAGGGAAACTGGAGAAGACAGAAGGTCGTCCTACGCGCTTCTGCGCGAAACAGCCAGGACGAGAGCCGACACTCCATACAGGGACAACTACACTGGACAAACTGGCCCAGGCGAACAAAAGCCTAATCACCCCCATCGAACAAGCAAAAGCGGCGGTTCTCTACCCCCCTCGCGGCATGCACTGCTTAATCCTCGGGGAAACAGGGGTGGGCAAGACGATGTTTGCCGACCTGATTCACGCCTTTGCCGTTGAGATTGGCCGGCTGGACCCATCAGCGCCATTTGTCATTTTTAACTGTGCGGATTACGCCAACAGTCCTCAATTGCTGATCAGCCAGCTATTCGGTGTAAAAAAAGGAGCGTACACCGGGGCGGAGATGGATCGCAAAGGGCTTTTGGAAAAGGCAGATGGCGGCATTCTCTTTCTCGATGAAGTGCACCGTCTGCCGGCGGAAGGACAAGAAGTGTTCTTTACCTTTATGGACAAAGGCATCTTTCGGCGTGTCGGCGAGACGGAAGACGAACGTACAGCCCACGTACAAATCATCTCGGCGACGACGGAAAACCCGGAGTCCAGCCTGCTTAAAACGTTTATCCGCAGAATCCCGATGATCATCAAGCTGCCTTCTCTCATGGAGCGGGGATTGGAGGAGCGGTTTGGGCTGGTGATGAATTTTTTCCGTGAAGAGGCTTTCCGGTTGGGCCAGGAAATCCAGGTCTCGGCCAGTGCCATTCATGCCTTTCTCTCTTATGAATGCCCCAACAACATCGGCCAGCTCAAAACAGATATACAGCTTACTTGTGCCCGGGCATATGCCGATTTGCTCTCGATGCGAAAGCCGGATCTTCACGTAGGTGTGTCTGACCTGCCATACCACGTAAAACAAGGATTGCTGCTGGCCAAAGAACAAAAGCAGTTGTTGGAACAATTGGTCGGCACCGAAAACAACGCATTTGTCGTGCAGCCTTCACAAGAACGGATTCTGGTGGAAAAGGAGACGGAGCGGCCCGTCCACAGCGTATATGAAAAGATTGAGCAGAAAATTTATGAACTGCGCAATCAAGGCGTGAGCGATGAAGAACTGGAGTTTGATATCGAACACTACTTCACGCAGTTTATTAAAGGAGTGCAGCAGCGGTTTCACCAGGGAGATCTGGCCCGCATCATCGATCCGGTCATCCTCAAGCTGGTGGAAGAGATCGTCCGCTACACAGAAGCCAAATTGGGAAAAGTGATGAGTCAAAAGGTGATCCTCGGCCTGGCGCTGCACATCCAAACCTCGAAGGATCGACTAGCCAAGGGGAAGCAGATCGTCAACCCGCATCTAAACAGTGTGCGAATCAAATACAAAAAAGAGTTTGCTGTTGCCATGGAATGCGTGCGGATGATCGAAGAAGCGTTGTTTATCGATCTGCCGATTGACGAGGCCGGCTACTTGACAATGTTTTTTATCCTCGATGACGAAGCGATGCAGGAAGGACGGGAAAGAGTAGGTGTGCTGGTGATCATGCACGGCAGCGGGGTAGCGACAGCGATGGTCGATGTGGCCAATCGGCTGCTGGCTGTGCAATATGCGAGGGCGGTGGATCTGCCGTTTGAAAAGGATTCCTCCGGGATCGTCGAGCAGGTCGTGCAGATCGCGCGGGAAACGAGCGGCGAGTCGGGCCTGCTGCTCCTCGTCGACATGGGTTCACTGTTGGTATTCGGGGAGCTGATCGAAGCGGAGCTGGGCATTCCTGTTCGGGTCATTCCCATGGTCAGCACACTGCACGTGGTGGAAGCCTCGCGAAAAGCAATGCTGGGTCATTCTTTGCAAGAAGTGTACCGGGATGTGAAAGGTCTGTATCTGCTGATGGAAGAACAGCAGGACAGCGAAGCAAGCGCCCAGCCTCTGCCAAGGATGACGATCGTTGCCGCGTGCTTGTCAGGAGAGGGGAGTGCCCTGTTTCTCAAAAGCTTGCTGGAGGCACGGCTGCGGTTTGACAGAGAGTTGTTGGAGATCATCCCGATCCAGTTGATTGACAGGAAGGAAGCGCGCCGCCAACTTCGAAAGCTCAAGGAGACGCGAAACGTGATTTGCATCGTGAGCAATTATCTGTTGGATAAAGACATCCATCATTACAGCATGGATGATGTCCTAAACGGCGAAGTGCTCCCCGACATCCAGCAGGCGATTGACTTGGAAGAAGCGTACACCAGGATGGCAGAGACCTTGAAAGAGCAGTTGAAGATGGTGGAGGGAGATGCCGTTCTGCGCGATGTCAGGACCTGCGTTTCCCGGTTGGAAGAGCGCCTGCATACCAAGCTGCCGTTCGATACCCTAATCGGGACGTATCTGCATATATGCTGCATGATCGAGAGGCTCAAAACCAATACGCAAACAGTTACTTACTCCAACAAGGAGTCCTTTATCGCCGAGAACAGAAAGATGTTCACATTGGTGGCATACGAGCTTCAACCGTTGGCAGATACTTATCAAATCAACATTGGTGAAGATGACATTTGCTTTGTGATGAACTTTTTTCCGTTAGCCCGCGAACCGGAAACACTAGCCTAA
- a CDS encoding 6-phospho-beta-glucosidase: MRGLKVVTIGGGSSYTPELIEGFIKRYDEMPIRELWLVDIPAGQEKQKIVGALAKRMVQKAGVPMEIHLTLDRREALPGADFVTTQMRIGLLDARAKDERIPLKYGVIGQETNGPGGLFKGLRTIPVIMEICRDMEELCPDAWLINFTNPAGMVTEAVLRYSRMQKVVGLCNVPIGMKMGVAELLGVDQHRVHIDFAGLNHMVFGLNVYVDGKKATDTLLDKLSSGESGITMQNIVDLGWEKDFIKALGILPCPYHRYYYQTETMLKHELEAAEKEGTRAEVVQRVEEELFELYKDPHLDHKPAQLELRGGAYYSDAACSLIHSIYTDKRDVQPVNVRNNGAIAGIPHDSAVEVNCLITRDGPVPLAVGELPVAVRGLVQQIKSFERLAAEAAVTGDYHKALLAMTINPLVPSDKIAKQILDEMLEAHKEHLPQFFKASS, translated from the coding sequence GTGAGAGGCTTGAAAGTTGTTACGATTGGCGGCGGTTCCAGCTATACCCCTGAATTGATCGAAGGGTTCATCAAGCGTTACGATGAGATGCCAATCCGCGAGTTGTGGCTGGTTGACATACCGGCCGGACAGGAGAAACAAAAAATTGTCGGCGCTTTGGCCAAACGGATGGTGCAGAAGGCAGGGGTGCCGATGGAGATCCACCTCACCTTGGACAGAAGAGAAGCGTTGCCGGGCGCTGACTTTGTGACTACGCAGATGCGGATTGGTTTGCTCGATGCTCGCGCCAAGGATGAACGGATCCCGCTCAAATACGGCGTGATCGGACAGGAGACGAACGGACCGGGTGGATTGTTTAAAGGATTGCGGACGATTCCGGTGATTATGGAGATCTGCCGCGATATGGAAGAGCTTTGTCCTGATGCCTGGCTGATCAATTTTACCAATCCGGCCGGTATGGTGACAGAAGCGGTATTGCGGTACAGCCGCATGCAAAAAGTGGTCGGTCTTTGCAATGTGCCGATTGGCATGAAGATGGGCGTTGCCGAGTTGTTGGGAGTGGATCAGCACCGTGTCCACATCGACTTCGCCGGACTCAATCACATGGTATTCGGTCTGAATGTCTATGTGGACGGCAAAAAGGCAACCGACACCCTGCTGGATAAACTCTCTTCAGGGGAGTCAGGCATCACGATGCAAAATATTGTGGATCTGGGATGGGAAAAGGATTTTATCAAGGCTTTAGGCATTCTCCCGTGTCCGTACCATCGCTACTATTATCAAACCGAGACCATGCTGAAGCACGAGCTGGAGGCCGCCGAGAAAGAAGGAACGCGTGCGGAAGTAGTGCAACGAGTGGAGGAAGAGTTGTTTGAGTTGTACAAAGATCCTCACCTGGACCACAAGCCGGCGCAGTTGGAACTTCGCGGAGGAGCGTATTACAGCGATGCGGCGTGCAGCCTGATTCACTCCATCTACACGGACAAACGTGACGTTCAGCCGGTCAACGTGCGAAATAACGGAGCGATTGCCGGTATACCACACGACTCGGCTGTCGAAGTGAACTGCCTCATCACTAGGGACGGACCGGTTCCGCTTGCGGTAGGTGAACTCCCCGTTGCGGTACGCGGTCTCGTCCAGCAGATCAAATCGTTCGAACGGCTGGCGGCGGAAGCTGCGGTGACGGGAGATTATCACAAGGCACTGCTGGCGATGACGATTAACCCGCTGGTGCCGTCAGATAAGATCGCCAAACAAATCCTCGACGAGATGCTGGAAGCTCACAAAGAGCATTTGCCTCAGTTTTTTAAAGCATCTTCGTGA
- a CDS encoding ABC transporter ATP-binding protein, translating to MLTLNNVEVMYDKVILALKGMSMHVPQGKIVALLGSNGAGKTTTLKAISGLLKSEKGQVTDGTLMFEGQSIGGKEAEEIVKSGIFQVMEGRRVFEHLSVEENLIAGAHTRRDRSALKEDVERVYHYFPKLKMLRTRTAGYLSGGEQQMLAIGRALMARPRLMLLDEPSLGLAPLLVKEIFGNIKQINREAGTTILVVEQNANVALSIADYGYIMENGRIVLEGEVESLKSNQDVREFYLGMSESGRKSFRDVKHYKRRKRWL from the coding sequence ATGCTCACGTTAAACAACGTCGAAGTAATGTACGACAAGGTGATCCTGGCACTGAAAGGCATGTCGATGCACGTCCCGCAGGGAAAAATTGTTGCCCTGCTGGGCAGCAACGGCGCGGGCAAGACGACCACGCTCAAGGCGATCTCGGGCCTGTTGAAGAGCGAAAAAGGACAGGTAACGGACGGGACGCTGATGTTTGAAGGGCAATCGATCGGCGGCAAAGAGGCCGAGGAGATCGTGAAGAGCGGCATTTTTCAGGTGATGGAGGGCAGGCGCGTGTTCGAACATCTCAGCGTGGAAGAAAACCTGATCGCCGGTGCCCACACGCGTCGGGATCGCTCCGCATTAAAAGAAGATGTTGAGCGTGTCTATCACTATTTTCCCAAGTTAAAAATGCTCCGTACCCGAACGGCGGGTTACTTGAGCGGCGGCGAACAGCAGATGCTGGCTATCGGTCGGGCACTGATGGCAAGGCCGAGATTGATGCTGCTGGATGAGCCCTCTCTGGGGCTGGCACCGCTCTTGGTAAAAGAGATCTTCGGCAACATCAAGCAGATCAACAGGGAAGCAGGTACAACCATCCTGGTTGTCGAGCAAAACGCCAATGTAGCACTCTCCATTGCCGACTACGGCTATATTATGGAAAACGGGCGAATCGTGCTGGAAGGGGAAGTGGAAAGCCTAAAATCAAACCAGGATGTGCGTGAGTTCTACTTGGGAATGAGCGAAAGCGGGCGAAAAAGTTTCCGTGACGTGAAACACTACAAGCGGAGAAAGCGGTGGTTGTGA
- a CDS encoding PTS sugar transporter subunit IIB, producing MNILLCCSAGMSTSLLVQRMEEAARERGMQGRIWAVSAEEVMNNLDQAEVVLLGPQVRYKLPQLKKEGEAKGIPVDVISPLDYGTLNGKNVLEFALRLANK from the coding sequence ATGAATATTTTGCTTTGTTGTTCTGCGGGAATGTCGACCAGTCTGCTCGTACAGCGAATGGAAGAGGCTGCCCGCGAAAGAGGGATGCAGGGGAGAATCTGGGCCGTTTCCGCTGAAGAGGTGATGAACAATCTCGATCAAGCAGAGGTCGTACTGCTGGGCCCGCAGGTTCGTTACAAACTGCCTCAACTGAAAAAGGAGGGGGAGGCAAAAGGCATTCCGGTAGATGTGATCAGTCCGCTGGATTACGGTACGTTGAATGGGAAAAATGTATTGGAGTTTGCGCTGCGTCTAGCAAATAAATAG
- a CDS encoding HPr family phosphocarrier protein: MVSFTVKVNAHGGLHARPASILVNRSNQFKSSITIIKNGKQADSKSIINVMALAARVGDDVTIEVSGEDEQQAASALRELFETNFAVQG, translated from the coding sequence ATGGTTAGCTTCACCGTAAAAGTAAATGCACACGGTGGCTTGCACGCCCGGCCTGCTTCCATCCTGGTAAACAGAAGCAATCAATTCAAGTCGTCCATTACGATCATCAAGAACGGCAAACAGGCAGACAGTAAAAGTATCATCAACGTGATGGCGTTGGCAGCAAGAGTGGGTGATGATGTGACGATTGAAGTGAGCGGTGAGGACGAACAGCAAGCCGCTTCAGCCTTGCGTGAACTGTTTGAAACAAACTTTGCCGTACAGGGTTAG
- the celB gene encoding PTS cellobiose transporter subunit IIC, producing the protein MGGFISFLERRVMPVAGRVAEQKHLQAIRDGIILVMPLLIIGSLFLIIGFLPIPGYDEFMANTFGDQWRTKLLYPVNATFDIMALIVGFGVAYRLAEKYKVDPLSAGAIAVAAFLLATPNWIMFTPEGATAATQIDGVIPRTLMGSQGLFVSMLIAVLSTEIYRKIIQKNIVFRMPDGVPPAVSRSFVALIPAFVILLATWLLRILIENTSFESIHNIVSTVLAAPLNALGGTLIGGIVAVLVVHILWAVGIHGAAIVDGVLGAVWLTLMDQNRVVFQQNPAAELPNIITKQFFDMWIYAGGSGATLALVILMLLRARSQQMKSTGRLSIGPGLFNINEPVIFGMPIVMNPLLIIPFILCPFVLVIISYFAMSWGLVAKPSGVSVPWTTPPIISGYLATGGKISGSILQIVNIFISLLIYYPFFRLWDKQKWLEEQGNLTAQNVGKDSTAQM; encoded by the coding sequence ATGGGGGGATTTATCTCTTTTCTGGAAAGACGGGTAATGCCGGTAGCGGGCCGCGTAGCCGAACAGAAACATCTGCAGGCGATTCGCGACGGGATTATCCTGGTCATGCCGCTGTTGATTATCGGCTCTCTTTTTCTGATTATCGGGTTTCTTCCTATCCCTGGTTACGACGAATTCATGGCGAATACCTTTGGTGACCAATGGAGAACCAAGCTGTTGTACCCGGTCAATGCCACATTTGATATCATGGCCTTGATTGTTGGATTTGGCGTTGCCTATCGGTTGGCAGAAAAGTACAAGGTGGATCCCCTGTCGGCAGGTGCGATCGCAGTTGCCGCTTTTCTGCTGGCAACACCCAACTGGATCATGTTTACCCCGGAAGGAGCAACGGCCGCCACGCAAATCGACGGCGTCATCCCGCGAACGCTGATGGGAAGCCAGGGTTTGTTCGTATCAATGTTGATAGCGGTTCTGTCAACAGAGATCTACAGAAAAATCATACAGAAGAATATCGTTTTCCGCATGCCAGACGGTGTGCCGCCAGCTGTTTCCCGTTCGTTTGTAGCCTTGATCCCTGCTTTTGTGATTCTGCTGGCCACTTGGCTGCTGCGGATTTTGATTGAGAACACCTCTTTTGAGAGCATACACAATATTGTATCTACCGTCCTGGCTGCACCGTTGAACGCGTTGGGCGGCACACTGATCGGCGGGATTGTGGCTGTGCTTGTGGTGCACATCCTCTGGGCGGTGGGGATACACGGCGCGGCGATTGTTGACGGTGTGTTGGGAGCCGTCTGGCTTACCTTGATGGACCAGAACCGCGTTGTTTTCCAGCAAAATCCTGCGGCCGAGCTGCCGAACATCATCACCAAGCAGTTTTTTGATATGTGGATCTACGCTGGTGGTTCCGGAGCGACCCTGGCCCTGGTCATCCTGATGCTCCTGCGGGCCCGCAGTCAGCAGATGAAGAGCACGGGGCGGCTTTCCATCGGTCCCGGACTGTTCAACATCAACGAGCCCGTGATCTTTGGCATGCCGATTGTGATGAATCCGCTGCTGATTATTCCTTTTATTTTGTGTCCGTTCGTACTGGTGATCATCAGTTATTTTGCCATGTCATGGGGATTAGTAGCCAAACCCAGCGGGGTGTCGGTTCCGTGGACCACTCCACCGATCATCAGCGGATATCTGGCTACTGGTGGAAAGATCTCAGGCAGTATTCTGCAAATCGTCAATATTTTCATATCACTGCTGATCTACTACCCATTCTTCCGGTTGTGGGATAAACAGAAGTGGCTGGAAGAACAGGGGAACCTCACAGCGCAAAATGTCGGCAAAGACAGCACAGCCCAGATGTAA